One genomic region from Rhodoligotrophos appendicifer encodes:
- a CDS encoding hydantoinase/oxoprolinase family protein encodes MLKTARDAKVGADIGGTFTDIALEVDGTLHSTKLLTTHGAPEQAIIKGVVAVAEMAGIDLKRISMVIHGTTLATNALIERRGAKTAFITTKGFRDVIEMRTENRFEQYDLNITLPPPLVSRDHRYVVAERVGAEGQVLLPMDDGDAELLADHIIKERYQSVAIGLMHAYANGSHERRIREIIRARDPEIAISISSEVSPQMREFERFNTVCANAYVKPLMASYLNRLVGGLEEAGVDAPVYLIHSGGGIISVESAVEFPVRLLESGPAGGAIYAADVAARYGLKHVLSYDMGGTTAKICLIEDHNPKTAKTFEVARTYRFKKGSGMPISIPVIEMVEIGAGGGSIAHVDSMRQIRVGPQSAGSEPGPACYQRGGKLPTVTDADLLLGRLDPDHFAGGSIRLSRDESVDAISNEVANKLGMTDETAAVGICEVVDENMVNAARVHAVESGKDLAGFTMIAFGGAAPLHAARLCEKLGIERLLVPPGAGVGSAIGFLRAPFGFEAVRSAFMRLSDFDAAIVNQTIKELTETAESFVRVGVEDGAINREATVYMRYAGQGWEIPVSVPDQKFGPGDGALFKSLFEEAYTRLFGRPIGGLDVDIISWSLRASSVLPPPKPVSVTDASKQAESGASRHVFDAKTRGFVEAPIVARDALSAGMYVHGPAVIVENETTTIVTTDFDAIMQSDGCLLLRSKSSAASQGSL; translated from the coding sequence ATGCTAAAGACTGCGCGTGACGCAAAGGTGGGCGCCGATATCGGCGGGACGTTCACCGACATCGCGCTCGAGGTCGACGGAACGCTTCATTCCACAAAGCTTCTGACAACGCATGGCGCACCTGAACAAGCCATCATCAAGGGTGTGGTGGCCGTCGCCGAAATGGCCGGCATCGATCTCAAGCGTATCTCCATGGTCATCCATGGAACAACACTCGCCACCAATGCTCTAATCGAGCGGCGCGGAGCCAAGACGGCCTTTATCACCACCAAGGGCTTCCGCGACGTCATCGAGATGCGAACCGAAAATCGGTTCGAGCAATATGACCTCAACATCACCTTGCCCCCGCCGCTGGTGTCGCGCGATCACCGCTATGTCGTCGCCGAGCGCGTCGGAGCGGAGGGTCAGGTCCTTCTGCCGATGGATGATGGGGACGCCGAGCTTCTCGCCGATCACATCATCAAGGAGCGGTATCAGAGCGTCGCGATCGGACTGATGCATGCGTATGCGAATGGCAGCCACGAGCGGCGCATCAGGGAGATCATTCGCGCCCGGGATCCGGAGATCGCCATCTCAATTTCCTCCGAAGTCTCGCCGCAGATGCGGGAGTTCGAGCGTTTCAATACGGTCTGCGCGAATGCCTATGTGAAGCCATTGATGGCCTCTTATCTCAACCGTCTCGTGGGGGGGCTGGAAGAGGCGGGGGTCGATGCGCCGGTCTATCTGATCCATTCCGGCGGCGGCATCATCTCCGTCGAGAGTGCCGTCGAGTTCCCGGTCCGACTCCTGGAGTCCGGACCTGCGGGCGGTGCGATCTATGCCGCGGATGTCGCCGCGCGGTACGGCCTCAAACATGTGCTCTCCTATGACATGGGAGGAACGACGGCAAAGATCTGTCTGATCGAGGATCACAATCCCAAGACGGCGAAGACCTTCGAGGTTGCCCGGACCTACAGGTTCAAGAAGGGGAGCGGCATGCCGATTTCGATCCCGGTGATCGAAATGGTTGAGATCGGTGCCGGCGGCGGCTCGATCGCCCATGTCGACAGCATGCGCCAGATTCGGGTAGGACCGCAAAGCGCGGGCTCGGAGCCTGGTCCGGCCTGCTATCAGCGTGGAGGCAAGCTTCCGACGGTCACGGATGCAGACCTGCTTTTGGGCAGATTGGATCCAGATCATTTCGCCGGGGGCTCCATTCGCCTTTCCAGAGACGAATCGGTAGATGCGATCAGCAATGAGGTTGCGAACAAGCTCGGCATGACCGACGAGACGGCAGCCGTGGGCATCTGCGAGGTCGTGGACGAGAATATGGTCAATGCCGCGCGCGTCCATGCTGTGGAGAGCGGAAAGGATCTGGCGGGTTTCACCATGATCGCTTTTGGTGGCGCCGCGCCGCTGCATGCAGCCCGGCTCTGCGAGAAGCTCGGCATCGAAAGGCTGCTCGTGCCACCGGGAGCGGGTGTTGGGTCCGCGATCGGCTTTCTCCGGGCGCCCTTCGGCTTCGAGGCCGTGAGGAGTGCCTTCATGCGCCTCAGCGATTTCGATGCCGCCATAGTCAACCAGACGATCAAGGAACTGACTGAGACAGCAGAAAGCTTCGTTCGTGTGGGCGTCGAAGACGGGGCCATAAACAGGGAAGCCACTGTCTATATGAGGTATGCGGGACAGGGCTGGGAAATCCCCGTTTCCGTTCCAGATCAAAAGTTTGGGCCCGGTGACGGCGCCTTGTTCAAGTCGCTGTTCGAGGAAGCCTATACGCGACTCTTCGGCCGGCCGATCGGCGGCCTCGACGTCGACATCATCAGCTGGTCCTTGAGGGCATCATCGGTCCTTCCGCCCCCGAAGCCCGTGAGTGTCACCGATGCCAGCAAACAAGCTGAATCCGGCGCTTCCCGCCATGTCTTCGATGCCAAGACCCGAGGCTTCGTGGAGGCGCCGATCGTGGCGCGCGACGCACTTTCAGCGGGGATGTATGTTCATGGTCCCGCGGTCATCGTCGAGAATGAGACGACGACCATCGTCACGACGGATTTCGACGCCATCATGCAGTCAGACGGATGTCTTCTGCTAAGATCCAAGAGTTCCGCTGCCTCGCAAGGGAGCCTGTAA
- a CDS encoding ferritin-like domain-containing protein, with product MGLFTKDIKTMDDLFVHQLKDIYYAEKRIVSSLPKMIEKATSPELKKGFEQHLEESKGHVKRVEQVFEMHGVKADAVTCPAIDGILKEADEVAGDVADKSVLDAALVAAAQAVEHYEITRYGTLIAWAKELGRDDCASVLQQNLKEEKATDQKLTELAERRVNRAAA from the coding sequence ATGGGACTGTTCACCAAAGACATCAAAACGATGGACGACCTCTTCGTGCATCAGCTGAAGGATATTTATTACGCTGAGAAGCGGATCGTATCCTCCCTGCCGAAAATGATCGAGAAGGCGACTTCCCCTGAGTTGAAGAAGGGCTTCGAGCAGCATCTCGAGGAGAGCAAAGGCCATGTTAAACGCGTAGAGCAGGTCTTCGAGATGCACGGCGTAAAGGCCGATGCGGTCACTTGCCCGGCAATCGACGGTATCCTCAAAGAGGCCGACGAGGTTGCAGGCGATGTGGCGGACAAGTCCGTCCTTGATGCGGCGCTCGTGGCGGCCGCTCAGGCGGTGGAGCATTACGAGATTACGCGCTACGGCACGTTGATCGCCTGGGCTAAGGAGCTCGGACGCGATGACTGCGCCTCCGTCCTGCAACAAAACCTCAAAGAAGAAAAGGCGACCGACCAAAAGCTTACGGAATTGGCAGAGCGCCGCGTGAACCGCGCGGCCGCCTAA
- a CDS encoding dihydrofolate reductase produces the protein MPQIRAMCAIGSRGQLGLKGQLPWEGRREPEFAADVARFFEETRGHVVLAGPQTTSAFPPWALSDRTVVELRSSMDPVETLSRFADRVVYIGGGPAVWDVYAPFIERWDITRLPYDGEADRWFDPAWLTRGK, from the coding sequence ATGCCTCAAATACGTGCAATGTGCGCAATCGGTTCGAGGGGACAGCTTGGCCTCAAGGGGCAACTGCCATGGGAAGGGCGCCGAGAACCTGAATTCGCTGCCGATGTCGCTCGCTTCTTCGAAGAGACTAGAGGACACGTCGTCCTCGCTGGACCGCAAACGACAAGCGCATTTCCTCCCTGGGCATTGAGCGATCGGACGGTCGTGGAATTACGGTCGTCGATGGATCCGGTCGAAACTCTGTCCAGATTTGCCGACAGGGTCGTCTATATCGGAGGGGGGCCAGCCGTATGGGACGTCTATGCTCCTTTCATCGAGCGCTGGGACATCACGAGGCTTCCCTATGACGGTGAGGCCGACCGCTGGTTCGATCCTGCATGGTTGACCCGCGGAAAGTGA
- a CDS encoding SLC13 family permease, with the protein MTFDQIAAFATIAIMMALMVWGRVRYDLVAVMALLAAVAVGIVPYDRAFSGFSDDIVIIVASALVVSAIISRTGIMDLVVHRLFPQVRSVPTQLFLLVTTVAVLSAFVKNIGALAIMLPVAFQMANRSKVSVSIFLMPMAFGALLGGLMTLVGTSPNIIVSRLREEMTGTPFSMFDFTPVGAALTVAGILFLVVGYRLLPLRSGGAGGVETAIDIKNYMTEALLPSSSKMVGKTVAELQKLSGGDARINAIVRKEKELPSLPDAQLRENDIIMIEGKQDALDRLILQGGLQLSSDRLLEVDEAEDEIDSIEAVISENSRLVGLSAKDIGMFEVFRVNLLAISRQGTKLRDRLGSAAMRAGDVIVLQGNSRLLPEVLRELGCLPLAERSIRLGSVRRALIPVAILAVAILLTAFGIVPVSIAFFGAAALMVLARGIPLRDLYETIEWPIIIMLGALIPVSDALRTTGGTQLVADALSSAAMQMSPMGALALIMITAMAVTPFLNNAATVLVMAPIAASFATQLQFRPDAFLMAVAIGAGCDFLTPIGHQCNTLVMGPGGYRFGDYWRLGLPLSVIVVIVGVPLLLLLWPVN; encoded by the coding sequence GTGACATTCGATCAAATCGCGGCCTTTGCCACCATCGCGATCATGATGGCTCTCATGGTTTGGGGGCGAGTTCGTTATGACCTCGTCGCGGTCATGGCGCTGCTGGCCGCCGTCGCCGTGGGTATCGTCCCGTATGACCGTGCCTTTTCAGGCTTCAGCGACGACATCGTGATCATCGTCGCCAGCGCTTTAGTCGTTAGCGCGATCATTTCGCGGACTGGAATCATGGATCTTGTTGTTCACAGGCTGTTTCCGCAGGTCCGCAGTGTTCCGACGCAGCTCTTCCTCTTGGTGACGACTGTTGCTGTGCTGTCTGCGTTCGTGAAAAACATCGGTGCTCTAGCAATCATGCTCCCGGTGGCATTCCAAATGGCGAACCGATCGAAGGTGTCGGTCTCCATCTTCTTGATGCCCATGGCATTCGGCGCCTTGCTCGGAGGCCTGATGACCTTGGTCGGCACGTCGCCCAACATCATTGTCTCGCGGCTTCGAGAGGAAATGACAGGCACGCCGTTCAGCATGTTCGATTTCACCCCCGTCGGGGCAGCCCTCACCGTCGCCGGCATCCTCTTCCTGGTCGTTGGCTACCGCCTGCTGCCCCTCCGGTCAGGCGGCGCAGGTGGTGTCGAAACTGCCATCGATATCAAGAATTACATGACTGAAGCGCTGCTGCCTTCCTCCTCAAAAATGGTGGGAAAGACGGTCGCTGAACTTCAAAAGCTCTCCGGCGGCGATGCAAGAATCAATGCCATTGTCAGAAAGGAGAAGGAGCTGCCCTCTCTGCCGGATGCCCAGTTGAGGGAAAACGACATCATCATGATCGAGGGAAAGCAGGACGCCTTGGATCGCCTGATCCTGCAAGGGGGCCTCCAGCTCTCCAGCGACCGCCTTCTCGAGGTGGATGAGGCGGAGGATGAGATCGATTCCATCGAGGCGGTGATCAGCGAAAATTCGCGGTTGGTGGGTCTGTCCGCCAAGGACATTGGCATGTTCGAGGTGTTTAGAGTCAACCTGCTAGCCATCAGTCGGCAAGGTACCAAGCTGCGAGATCGCCTGGGCTCCGCGGCCATGCGGGCCGGGGACGTCATCGTCCTGCAAGGAAATTCGCGCCTGTTGCCAGAGGTCCTCCGGGAGCTCGGTTGCTTGCCACTGGCGGAGAGATCGATTCGGCTCGGTAGCGTAAGGCGCGCCTTGATCCCCGTGGCCATTCTTGCCGTGGCCATTCTTCTGACCGCCTTCGGCATCGTCCCCGTGAGCATTGCATTCTTCGGGGCGGCCGCCTTGATGGTGCTGGCGCGCGGAATTCCTTTGCGTGATCTCTACGAAACCATCGAATGGCCAATCATCATCATGTTGGGGGCCCTGATCCCGGTGAGCGATGCGCTACGAACTACGGGCGGCACGCAACTGGTTGCCGACGCATTGTCCTCTGCGGCAATGCAGATGTCACCGATGGGCGCCCTGGCCTTGATCATGATCACCGCCATGGCCGTGACACCGTTTCTGAACAATGCGGCGACGGTGCTGGTCATGGCGCCAATCGCCGCGAGCTTTGCGACGCAGCTGCAGTTCAGACCCGACGCCTTCCTGATGGCCGTAGCGATCGGCGCAGGTTGTGATTTCCTCACACCCATTGGGCATCAGTGCAACACTTTGGTGATGGGCCCGGGTGGCTATCGCTTCGGAGATTATTGGAGGCTGGGTCTTCCGCTTTCTGTCATTGTCGTCATCGTGGGCGTCCCGCTGCTCCTCTTGTTGTGGCCGGTGAATTAG